One genomic window of Micromonospora sp. WMMD1128 includes the following:
- a CDS encoding C39 family peptidase, with the protein MTLVDPGRDVAYRRFRFPADRGLGRADGLGAGPDGLAPDGTAGRPTHAGPYAGSWTSPVTPVGFAATELVPSWTADTPSGSWLRVELRGCDAGAATTGWYDLGRWAADDGTVRRSSVPGQSDERARVAADTLRVTGATVTGWQVRVTLLRRPDAPAGPTLRTIGVVASADPGAAGSAVSAPAGYGLARGRVLDVPRYAQRLHAGGETRWGGGGDSWCSPTCVSMVLDFWGAGPAPHRYAWVDPPGPRPAVVHAARHCYDHAYAGAGNWPFNTAYAATHGVDAFVTRLRSLAEAERFVAAGIPLVVSAAFTRGQVPGLDYDTAGHLIVLAGFTGDGDPVLNDPYAADDERVRRTVARAPFEAAWQSGSGGIAYVLRPESVPLPPAPAQANW; encoded by the coding sequence ATGACACTCGTCGACCCCGGCCGCGACGTCGCGTACCGCCGCTTCCGGTTCCCGGCGGACCGCGGCCTGGGGCGGGCCGACGGGCTCGGCGCCGGGCCGGACGGGCTGGCGCCGGACGGGACGGCCGGCCGGCCGACACACGCCGGCCCGTACGCCGGGAGCTGGACCTCCCCGGTCACACCGGTCGGCTTCGCCGCCACCGAGCTGGTGCCCTCCTGGACCGCCGACACACCGTCCGGCTCCTGGCTCCGGGTGGAGCTGCGGGGCTGCGATGCCGGTGCCGCCACCACCGGCTGGTACGACCTGGGCCGCTGGGCGGCCGACGACGGCACGGTGCGTCGCTCGTCGGTGCCCGGGCAGTCCGACGAACGGGCCCGGGTCGCCGCGGACACGCTGCGGGTGACGGGTGCGACGGTGACCGGCTGGCAGGTCCGGGTGACGCTGCTTCGCCGGCCCGACGCGCCGGCCGGCCCGACACTGCGCACGATCGGCGTGGTCGCCTCCGCCGACCCCGGTGCGGCCGGGTCGGCGGTGAGCGCGCCGGCCGGGTACGGCTTGGCGCGCGGACGGGTCCTCGACGTGCCGCGCTACGCGCAGCGACTGCACGCCGGCGGCGAGACCCGGTGGGGTGGCGGCGGCGACTCCTGGTGCAGCCCCACCTGCGTGTCGATGGTGCTCGACTTCTGGGGCGCCGGCCCCGCCCCGCACCGGTACGCCTGGGTCGACCCGCCCGGTCCCCGGCCGGCCGTGGTGCACGCCGCCCGGCACTGCTACGACCATGCGTACGCCGGCGCCGGAAACTGGCCGTTCAACACCGCGTACGCGGCGACGCACGGGGTGGACGCGTTCGTCACCCGGCTACGCTCGCTGGCCGAGGCGGAGCGCTTCGTGGCCGCCGGCATCCCGCTCGTCGTCTCGGCGGCGTTCACCCGGGGGCAGGTGCCCGGGCTGGACTACGACACCGCCGGGCATCTCATCGTGCTGGCCGGCTTCACCGGCGACGGGGACCCGGTGCTCAACGACCCGTACGCCGCCGACGACGAGCGGGTCCGCCGGACCGTGGCGCGCGCGCCGTTCGAGGCGGCCTGGCAGTCCGGCAGCGGTGGGATCGCGTACGTGCTGCGGCCGGAGTCGGTGCCGCTGCCCCCGGCGCCCGCCCAGGCCAACTGGTGA
- a CDS encoding PQQ-binding-like beta-propeller repeat protein translates to MTPVIELGEMRHGEDDDESPAPPRRPPGRAARAVALGCLVLLMSAGASAPPRRPVPVRVPAPQGAAFVALAGRLMVADGPGTVGRDGRAVTGHRLSDGAQLWRFTLPAGDHVLGLGAMGDGLLVTSSPAGAGDTRSTLLDPATGAARWQQSGYPVRTASGGLLFENPGATGGGSLLAADPVTGAARWSLPMPTQGVAYRTDDRGVTQFVLVTPDGRVTVHDADSGAPVLTGRVPPAPDRVSYRYAQVVAGLLLVEGGPGTVTAYGLDRLDARWTVPVQPRAGLWFTDCAGMVCLRDQIGGARALDPATGRPGWADERWFGLFPFGGRLIAATPGVGLELHRWVLDPRTGRVLARLGRWRLTGTDREPGGLLGVRHLTGDRTLVGALDVPAGEVRIRAVLPGSWDECVDPGAVLVCLDPAGGLAIWPADR, encoded by the coding sequence GTGACCCCGGTGATCGAGTTGGGCGAGATGCGGCACGGGGAGGACGACGACGAGTCTCCCGCGCCGCCCCGACGGCCACCCGGTCGGGCCGCCCGCGCGGTGGCGCTCGGCTGCCTGGTGCTGCTCATGTCGGCCGGCGCGTCCGCGCCACCGCGTCGGCCGGTCCCGGTCCGGGTGCCCGCGCCGCAGGGCGCCGCCTTCGTGGCGCTGGCCGGCCGGTTGATGGTGGCCGACGGGCCGGGCACGGTCGGCCGCGACGGCCGGGCGGTCACCGGGCACCGGCTGTCCGACGGAGCGCAGTTGTGGCGGTTCACGCTGCCGGCCGGCGACCACGTGCTCGGGTTGGGTGCCATGGGGGACGGGCTTCTGGTGACGAGCAGCCCGGCCGGGGCCGGGGACACGCGCTCCACGTTGCTCGACCCGGCGACCGGCGCGGCGCGCTGGCAGCAGTCCGGCTACCCGGTCCGCACCGCGTCCGGCGGGCTGCTGTTCGAGAATCCCGGGGCCACCGGCGGTGGCAGCCTGCTGGCCGCCGACCCGGTGACCGGGGCGGCGCGCTGGTCACTGCCGATGCCCACCCAGGGGGTGGCCTACCGGACGGACGACCGGGGCGTGACGCAGTTCGTGCTCGTCACCCCGGACGGCCGGGTGACCGTGCACGACGCGGACTCGGGCGCGCCGGTGCTCACCGGCCGGGTGCCGCCCGCGCCGGACCGCGTCTCCTACCGGTACGCCCAGGTGGTGGCCGGCCTGCTGCTTGTCGAGGGCGGGCCGGGCACGGTCACCGCGTACGGGCTGGACCGGCTGGACGCCAGGTGGACCGTGCCGGTGCAGCCGCGTGCCGGGCTCTGGTTCACCGACTGCGCCGGCATGGTCTGCCTGCGCGACCAGATCGGCGGCGCGCGGGCCCTCGATCCGGCCACCGGCCGGCCCGGCTGGGCGGACGAGCGCTGGTTCGGGTTGTTCCCGTTCGGTGGCCGGCTGATCGCGGCCACGCCCGGCGTCGGGCTGGAACTTCACCGGTGGGTGCTCGACCCGAGGACCGGCCGGGTGCTCGCCCGGCTGGGGCGCTGGCGTCTCACCGGCACCGACCGCGAGCCCGGTGGCCTGCTCGGGGTACGTCACCTCACCGGCGACCGGACGCTTGTCGGCGCGCTCGACGTGCCGGCGGGGGAGGTCCGGATCCGGGCGGTGCTGCCCGGCTCCTGGGACGAGTGCGTCGACCCGGGCGCGGTGCTCGTCTGCCTCGACCCGGCGGGCGGGTTGGCGATCTGGCCGGCCGACCGGTGA
- a CDS encoding PQQ-binding-like beta-propeller repeat protein, which produces MGRPFRTALVLLVALVTLSAGAPLARPVVRTLPGGAGVVAFVSGDRVYVVRPLDWRPGAVREIVAYRGGRERWRSRLPGPGEVVSVWEMGGRVLAAGATGDDETWETTAYDADTGRISWRQAALAYPAGDALMLEPTRGSGPREVRRVAVADGRTVWTATGTDDLRLAFRSSGALDRLLLAPETGETVVLDATTGARLAARDLHPGEPPAPRQMMAAGELLLESRAGDDAVDAYEMDTLLHRWTARLPPLSHVEPCGALLCAGQSGEGMTALDPATGAVRWTTGRWAGVVAADAGRLLAVGGDTGGDRLAVLDETDGRLVADLKGWAIVPQDEAAERLFLTRPLGGGRLLLAELDLSGDLLPVRGVLFGTDCAASRALLVCRDSDGDFATRRLP; this is translated from the coding sequence GTGGGCCGGCCGTTCCGCACCGCGTTGGTGTTGCTGGTGGCGCTTGTGACGCTCAGTGCCGGAGCGCCGCTCGCGCGTCCCGTCGTGCGCACGCTCCCCGGGGGCGCCGGTGTGGTCGCATTCGTCTCCGGTGACCGGGTGTACGTGGTCCGGCCGCTCGACTGGCGGCCCGGGGCGGTGCGGGAGATCGTGGCGTACCGGGGCGGCCGGGAGCGGTGGCGGAGCCGGCTGCCCGGCCCGGGTGAGGTCGTCTCGGTGTGGGAGATGGGCGGGCGGGTGCTGGCCGCCGGAGCGACAGGCGACGACGAAACCTGGGAGACCACGGCCTACGACGCCGACACCGGCCGGATCAGTTGGCGGCAGGCGGCGCTCGCCTACCCGGCGGGCGACGCGCTCATGCTCGAACCGACGCGCGGGTCGGGTCCACGGGAGGTGCGCCGGGTGGCGGTGGCCGACGGCCGCACGGTGTGGACCGCGACCGGAACGGATGACCTGCGGCTCGCCTTCCGTTCGTCCGGGGCGCTGGACCGGCTCCTGCTGGCGCCGGAGACCGGCGAGACGGTGGTGCTCGACGCGACGACGGGCGCTCGGCTGGCCGCCCGCGACCTGCACCCGGGGGAACCACCCGCGCCACGGCAGATGATGGCCGCCGGCGAACTGCTGCTGGAGAGCCGAGCGGGCGACGACGCGGTCGACGCGTACGAGATGGACACGCTGCTCCACCGGTGGACCGCGCGGCTGCCGCCGCTGAGCCACGTGGAGCCGTGCGGCGCGTTGCTCTGCGCCGGCCAGAGCGGCGAGGGGATGACGGCGCTCGACCCGGCCACCGGCGCGGTGCGCTGGACCACCGGCCGGTGGGCCGGCGTGGTGGCGGCCGACGCGGGCCGCCTGCTCGCCGTCGGCGGCGACACCGGCGGCGACCGCCTGGCGGTGCTCGACGAGACCGACGGAAGGCTCGTCGCCGACCTCAAGGGCTGGGCGATCGTCCCGCAGGACGAGGCCGCCGAGCGACTGTTCCTGACCCGGCCGCTTGGCGGCGGCCGGCTGCTCCTCGCCGAGCTGGACCTGTCGGGCGACCTGCTGCCGGTCCGGGGCGTGCTGTTCGGCACGGACTGCGCCGCCAGCCGGGCGCTTCTGGTCTGCCGGGACTCCGACGGCGACTTCGCGACGCGGCGGCTGCCGTGA
- a CDS encoding PQQ-binding-like beta-propeller repeat protein — MTVIDLGELRDEAPTPGPAARPPRAVGRPFRTALALLVALVTLAAGAPPARSAVGAIPGGPGSTAFLSEDRVYVVRPPHGWPDTERELVAYRVGRELWRSPLPGIGDVMSVWQAGGRVLAAVRTGDDQEWETVALDAGTGASRWRQPGIAVPAGDGLLLFPAGGSAPRAVRRLAVTDGHTTWTAPTSADVQVSYGPSGVERLLLRSTAGETVVLDAVTGARLAARNLRPGQPPAQRRMAAVAGLLVEIREAGDAVDAYELDTLRPLWTAELPLVGALERCGALLCAGRSTGGLWALDPATGAVRWTVERWTGVLRAESGHLLVGAEDAGGARLAVLAEADGRLVADLGGWGVLGQSEADDGLLLTRPLGGGRLLLAEPDLSGGPPAARDVLTGTDCTAGRTLLVCRERGGDFTLRRLP, encoded by the coding sequence GGCGCTGCTGGTGGCGCTCGTGACGCTCGCCGCCGGAGCGCCGCCGGCCCGGTCCGCGGTGGGCGCGATCCCCGGCGGGCCCGGGTCCACCGCCTTCCTCTCCGAGGACCGGGTGTACGTGGTGCGACCGCCGCACGGGTGGCCGGACACCGAGCGGGAACTCGTCGCGTACCGGGTGGGCCGGGAGCTGTGGCGCAGCCCGCTGCCCGGCATCGGCGACGTCATGTCGGTGTGGCAGGCGGGTGGCCGGGTGCTGGCCGCCGTGCGCACCGGCGACGACCAGGAATGGGAGACGGTGGCCCTGGACGCCGGCACCGGAGCGTCGCGCTGGCGGCAACCGGGGATCGCCGTCCCGGCCGGCGACGGGCTGCTGCTGTTCCCGGCCGGCGGGTCGGCGCCACGGGCGGTCCGCCGGCTGGCGGTGACCGACGGACACACCACGTGGACCGCGCCGACGAGCGCGGACGTGCAGGTCAGTTACGGCCCGTCCGGGGTGGAGCGACTTCTGCTCCGGTCGACGGCCGGCGAGACCGTGGTGCTGGACGCGGTGACCGGCGCCCGGCTGGCCGCACGCAACCTGCGCCCGGGACAACCGCCGGCCCAGCGACGGATGGCCGCCGTCGCCGGGCTGCTGGTGGAGATCCGGGAGGCGGGTGACGCCGTCGACGCGTACGAGCTGGACACGCTCCGGCCGCTCTGGACCGCGGAACTGCCGTTGGTCGGCGCCCTGGAACGGTGTGGCGCCCTGCTCTGCGCCGGCCGGTCGACCGGTGGGCTGTGGGCGCTCGACCCGGCCACCGGCGCGGTGCGGTGGACCGTCGAGCGGTGGACGGGCGTGCTCCGGGCCGAGTCCGGTCACCTGCTGGTCGGTGCCGAGGACGCCGGCGGCGCCCGGCTGGCGGTGCTGGCCGAGGCGGACGGGCGGCTGGTCGCCGACCTCGGCGGGTGGGGGGTGCTCGGTCAGAGCGAGGCCGACGACGGGCTTCTGCTCACCCGGCCGCTGGGCGGCGGCCGGCTGCTGCTCGCCGAGCCGGACCTGTCGGGCGGCCCGCCCGCGGCGCGGGACGTGCTGACCGGCACCGACTGCACCGCCGGGCGGACGCTGCTGGTCTGCCGGGAGCGGGGCGGCGACTTCACGCTGCGGAGGCTGCCCTGA